Proteins encoded by one window of Paenibacillus urinalis:
- a CDS encoding DinB family protein, translating to MKSTDLIILNFEEVRRRSMKVWTSIPSEYLNWKPDDQAMSCIEMIRHVLESEHYYHLAILNRGSLKSFASPFESHPYTSVEREIEFATPYRNAFLETVSSFEQSDLENIKIDRSDVGYIRTLGDMLLRIAYHESVHTGQLLDYLRTAEVPRIRIWD from the coding sequence ATGAAATCCACGGATCTGATTATTCTGAATTTTGAAGAAGTACGAAGAAGAAGTATGAAAGTATGGACATCCATACCTTCTGAGTATTTGAATTGGAAGCCAGATGATCAAGCAATGAGCTGCATTGAAATGATTCGTCACGTATTAGAATCGGAACATTATTACCATTTAGCCATATTAAATCGTGGAAGTTTAAAGAGCTTTGCTTCACCATTTGAGTCGCATCCGTATACATCGGTGGAAAGAGAAATTGAATTTGCTACGCCATATAGAAATGCATTTCTCGAAACAGTCAGTTCATTTGAACAATCCGACCTGGAGAATATAAAAATTGATCGCTCAGATGTTGGGTATATAAGAACACTCGGAGATATGTTATTAAGAATTGCATATCATGAATCTGTACATACGGGTCAATTGCTTGATTACTTACGGACTGCAGAGGTTCCAAGAATAAGAATATGGGATTAA
- a CDS encoding NUDIX hydrolase — protein MKRVNVAYSLITDQSKSKVLAVKNVGRSSWSLPGGAVEPNESLDQAAVREAKEETGLDVKVYGIVAINECQFDKLQEHALFITFRAEIIGGIEEIWRPDEISEIAWLDIEQADELMPYHKNGFRSLIYGNEITYFNEGIK, from the coding sequence ATGAAACGAGTTAATGTAGCATACTCCTTAATAACAGATCAATCTAAATCTAAAGTACTCGCAGTCAAGAATGTAGGACGCTCGAGTTGGTCTCTGCCTGGCGGTGCTGTCGAGCCTAATGAATCATTAGATCAAGCTGCTGTTCGAGAAGCCAAGGAAGAAACAGGGCTAGATGTTAAAGTCTACGGTATTGTAGCAATCAACGAATGCCAATTTGATAAGCTACAGGAGCATGCACTATTTATAACCTTTAGAGCAGAGATCATTGGAGGGATCGAAGAGATATGGAGACCAGATGAAATTTCTGAAATTGCTTGGTTAGATATCGAACAGGCAGATGAATTAATGCCTTATCATAAGAATGGCTTTAGGAGCTTAATCTACGGCAATGAGATTACCTATTTTAATGAAGGGATCAAATAA
- a CDS encoding DinB family protein produces the protein MNQKPSEEEYAGDIGAYIRLVPEGNIIDILLAQEKQMTKLLSSLTESQGAYQYAEGKWTLKEVVGHIVDSERVMTYRLLRFARGDQTPLPGFDQEVFIPPFGNWTIAQLAEDYMAVRQATITLLRGLPVEAWSRKGTANDVNITVRALAYGITGHELHHMGVIRTRYLS, from the coding sequence ATGAACCAAAAGCCGTCAGAAGAAGAATACGCTGGTGATATTGGTGCGTATATCCGGTTAGTTCCGGAAGGCAACATCATTGACATCTTGCTCGCACAGGAAAAGCAAATGACGAAGCTGCTGTCATCCTTGACAGAAAGCCAAGGTGCTTATCAGTATGCCGAAGGAAAATGGACGCTTAAAGAAGTCGTGGGCCACATTGTGGACTCGGAGCGGGTCATGACGTATCGCCTGCTCCGGTTTGCAAGAGGAGACCAGACACCTCTGCCCGGGTTCGACCAGGAGGTGTTCATTCCTCCTTTTGGAAACTGGACAATTGCGCAATTGGCCGAAGACTACATGGCCGTAAGACAAGCGACGATAACGCTGCTACGCGGGCTGCCGGTGGAGGCCTGGTCTCGTAAGGGCACGGCTAACGACGTAAACATTACCGTGCGTGCCCTCGCGTACGGTATTACGGGACATGAACTCCACCATATGGGGGTCATCCGCACACGGTACCTAAGTTAG
- a CDS encoding putative holin-like toxin: MEAKDAITIMLLFGTFILALLTYINNNNKRK, encoded by the coding sequence ATGGAAGCAAAAGACGCAATAACGATTATGCTCCTTTTTGGAACATTCATTCTTGCTCTTTTAACATACATTAATAATAACAACAAGAGAAAGTAA
- a CDS encoding GNAT family N-acetyltransferase, with translation MNPILIDFPNQFTTERLLIRIPQPGDGKIVYESIISSINELKQWLPFAQYEQSEQTIEANLREAHVKFIKREDLRFLIFDKETNQFIGSSGLHRPDWEIGKFEIGYWIDTRKSGNGYMTEAVQGITNFAFAELKARRVEIRCDTLNYKSKAIPERIGFQFEGTLRCDDLSVDKSQTRDTHIYALVK, from the coding sequence ATGAATCCAATACTAATTGACTTTCCAAACCAATTTACAACAGAAAGGCTATTGATCAGAATACCTCAACCTGGTGATGGCAAAATAGTGTACGAAAGTATAATCTCATCGATCAATGAGCTCAAGCAATGGTTACCTTTTGCACAATACGAACAAAGTGAACAGACAATCGAAGCAAATCTACGAGAAGCACATGTAAAGTTCATTAAGAGAGAAGATCTGAGATTTCTGATATTTGATAAAGAAACTAACCAATTCATTGGTTCATCTGGATTGCATAGGCCAGATTGGGAGATTGGCAAATTCGAAATCGGTTACTGGATTGATACGCGTAAGAGTGGAAATGGATATATGACTGAAGCAGTGCAAGGGATAACAAATTTTGCCTTTGCAGAGTTGAAGGCTAGAAGAGTAGAAATTCGTTGTGATACTTTAAATTATAAAAGTAAGGCTATTCCAGAACGGATAGGCTTTCAATTTGAAGGTACATTAAGATGTGATGATTTATCAGTAGATAAAAGTCAAACAAGAGATACTCATATATATGCTCTAGTTAAATAA
- a CDS encoding putative holin-like toxin: MEVKDALTIMFLFGTFILALLTYINNNNKKK, translated from the coding sequence ATGGAAGTGAAAGATGCATTAACGATTATGTTCCTCTTTGGGACGTTCATTCTTGCTCTTTTAACATACATCAATAATAACAACAAGAAAAAGTAA
- a CDS encoding bifunctional diguanylate cyclase/phosphodiesterase — translation MIIQGGYNYYIVVLSIIIAILASYSALSITSKISNSKGKMQLFWLFAGALVMGAGIWSMHFVGMLAFHVHTAVEYDVWLTVLSMVASVVSSFIAFYITKPQNVSRLKIAFGGFFMGSGIIMMHYVGMEAMIMPMDISYDPVLWILSALIAYAASYAALFLFLKFRNQASASWLKWVSSIVMGFAVCGMHYTGMKAATFTGHDQMPTHDHAASVDLFLLYGVTVATFIILLVSWCALFLDRHVLERMAYEDSLTGLPNRNEMNRFFDTYAGDEELAVLFLDLDQFKAINDTLGHDIGDLLIQEVGTRLKPFIAVDLQAFRIGGDEFLFIIKNCSLQQAEAYAERIIKEIKRVHRIEGNELYVTGSIGISIGSIQHTERSSLLKTADTAMYKAKGLGKNQYCIYTEDMGVKEVRKMELEKDLQLAIEQQQFYMVYQPKCNVRTNSLVGFEALIRWEHPRLGQISPGEFIPIAEETGLVIPMTKWVLLEACRQCKEWQSQRIHQPISVNLSFRLFQTDNLTELIPWVLQETRLEPEMLELEITESMVFHDINDIISQLHRIRNTGVRVSMDDFGTGYSSNGLLDRLPIDTLKLDRLFTYDLDTPSKRAIVHAIILMAEKLQLEVIAEGVENEEHIEFLTELGCYVMQGYYYGKPMKNERIGQWIEDFQVPERVSS, via the coding sequence ATGATTATTCAAGGGGGTTACAACTACTATATTGTAGTGCTCTCCATTATTATTGCCATTCTGGCTTCTTATTCTGCTCTCAGTATCACATCTAAAATATCAAACTCTAAAGGTAAAATGCAGCTATTCTGGCTGTTTGCCGGAGCCCTAGTGATGGGAGCTGGCATATGGTCAATGCATTTTGTCGGAATGCTGGCCTTTCATGTGCATACGGCCGTGGAATACGATGTGTGGCTTACGGTGCTCTCTATGGTAGCGAGTGTCGTTTCCTCCTTTATTGCGTTTTACATCACCAAGCCCCAAAATGTCAGCCGGTTGAAAATTGCATTCGGCGGGTTTTTCATGGGCAGTGGGATCATTATGATGCATTATGTAGGGATGGAAGCTATGATCATGCCGATGGACATCAGCTATGATCCCGTGCTGTGGATCCTGTCTGCGCTCATCGCTTATGCCGCATCGTATGCAGCGCTGTTCTTGTTCTTGAAATTCCGGAATCAAGCCTCTGCCAGCTGGTTGAAATGGGTATCCTCCATCGTTATGGGCTTTGCGGTCTGCGGAATGCATTACACAGGTATGAAGGCCGCTACATTCACAGGTCATGATCAGATGCCGACACATGATCACGCAGCTTCGGTGGATTTGTTTTTATTGTACGGAGTGACGGTGGCTACATTCATTATTTTACTTGTGTCATGGTGCGCCTTATTTCTTGACCGCCATGTGCTTGAGAGAATGGCCTACGAGGACAGTCTTACAGGGCTGCCTAATCGCAATGAGATGAATCGATTCTTTGATACTTATGCAGGCGATGAAGAGCTGGCCGTGTTATTTCTGGACCTGGATCAGTTCAAAGCGATTAACGATACCTTGGGCCATGACATCGGTGATCTGCTCATTCAGGAGGTAGGCACCCGCTTAAAACCGTTTATAGCTGTTGATCTGCAGGCTTTTCGAATTGGTGGGGATGAGTTCTTGTTCATCATTAAGAATTGCAGCTTACAACAAGCAGAAGCTTATGCGGAGAGAATCATCAAAGAAATAAAGAGGGTCCATCGCATTGAAGGAAATGAGCTCTATGTGACAGGCAGTATTGGAATCAGCATCGGATCCATTCAGCATACAGAGCGGTCTAGTCTGTTAAAAACGGCGGATACCGCCATGTACAAGGCTAAAGGACTCGGCAAAAATCAATATTGCATCTATACGGAGGATATGGGTGTCAAAGAAGTAAGGAAGATGGAGCTGGAGAAGGATTTGCAGCTTGCAATCGAGCAGCAGCAGTTCTATATGGTGTACCAGCCGAAGTGTAATGTGCGGACGAACAGCCTGGTCGGATTTGAGGCTCTGATCAGATGGGAGCATCCTCGATTAGGTCAGATATCTCCAGGTGAATTCATTCCGATTGCCGAAGAGACGGGACTGGTGATACCGATGACCAAATGGGTGCTGTTAGAAGCTTGCCGCCAGTGTAAAGAATGGCAGTCGCAGAGGATTCATCAACCCATTTCGGTCAACTTATCGTTTCGGCTATTTCAGACGGATAACCTGACGGAGTTAATCCCATGGGTACTACAAGAGACTCGGCTGGAGCCAGAGATGCTTGAGCTCGAAATTACGGAGTCCATGGTGTTTCACGATATCAATGACATCATTTCGCAGCTGCATCGAATTCGAAATACAGGAGTCCGTGTCTCCATGGATGATTTTGGCACAGGTTATTCCTCAAATGGATTACTGGACCGACTTCCGATCGACACATTGAAGCTCGATCGGCTGTTTACATACGACCTGGACACACCGAGTAAACGTGCGATCGTTCATGCCATTATATTGATGGCGGAGAAGCTCCAGCTGGAAGTCATTGCGGAGGGAGTAGAGAATGAGGAGCATATCGAGTTCTTAACTGAGCTTGGATGTTATGTCATGCAAGGGTATTACTATGGAAAACCGATGAAGAATGAGCGGATAGGACAGTGGATTGAGGACTTTCAAGTACCGGAGAGAGTTAGTAGTTAA
- the yidC gene encoding membrane protein insertase YidC has translation MDKSKGFPGRTLRLYGIIASVLIALLLSGCGSNVTEITSSTPGFFNHYIVFPISYVITHMAGWFQGSYGLAIIVLTIVVRLLLFPLMLRQTKSQQNMKRVMKGMQPELDALKKKYENKKDPESAQKMQQEMLELYKKHKFNPLNIGCLPILIQLPILTGVYTAIRLMPEMSSHTFLWFTLGEPDVILAIIVAAIYLLQTRISMKNMPAEQRKQFAIMGYVSPIMMAFFSISAPAAIPLYWMAGGTFLIVQTLLFQKMYPMEPAEDDSPASPAPKTKGTNPA, from the coding sequence ATGGACAAATCAAAAGGATTCCCTGGACGGACGTTACGGTTATACGGCATTATCGCGAGTGTACTCATCGCATTATTGTTATCAGGCTGCGGTTCGAATGTAACAGAGATTACGAGTAGTACGCCTGGTTTTTTTAATCATTACATTGTGTTTCCTATATCTTATGTGATCACTCATATGGCGGGATGGTTTCAGGGAAGCTACGGACTTGCGATTATTGTATTGACGATTGTTGTACGCTTGCTGCTGTTCCCGCTCATGCTCAGACAGACGAAATCTCAGCAAAACATGAAGCGTGTGATGAAGGGGATGCAGCCAGAGCTGGATGCACTCAAGAAAAAATACGAGAATAAGAAAGATCCGGAAAGTGCGCAGAAGATGCAGCAGGAGATGCTTGAGCTCTACAAGAAGCACAAGTTCAACCCGCTTAATATTGGCTGTCTGCCGATTCTAATTCAGCTGCCTATATTGACTGGTGTATATACGGCCATTAGGCTTATGCCGGAAATGAGCAGTCACACCTTCTTGTGGTTCACACTTGGAGAGCCGGATGTGATTCTGGCGATCATTGTAGCGGCGATCTACTTGCTGCAGACCCGAATTTCGATGAAGAACATGCCTGCAGAGCAGCGGAAGCAGTTTGCCATAATGGGCTATGTATCTCCGATTATGATGGCTTTCTTCTCGATCAGTGCACCTGCAGCGATTCCATTATACTGGATGGCCGGAGGAACTTTTCTTATAGTTCAGACCCTGCTGTTCCAAAAAATGTATCCAATGGAGCCTGCCGAAGATGATAGTCCTGCTTCCCCAGCACCCAAGACCAAAGGCACGAACCCAGCTTAA
- a CDS encoding CYTH domain-containing protein: MGVEIERKFMLTAYPIALIQAGDIVMMKEQFIEQTYLALDGDQELRARKITDLSTNEVEYTHTFKKGWGLAREEVEYHISEGLYNQIMEAHGTIPLTKKRTTAAWNNRVIEIDEYDQIQLAVLEVEFLSLEEAENFIAPEWFGRDISTSKEYSNKKVWSDLQNRGE, from the coding sequence ATGGGAGTAGAGATCGAACGCAAATTCATGCTTACAGCCTATCCAATAGCTTTAATACAAGCTGGAGATATTGTCATGATGAAAGAGCAGTTTATAGAACAGACGTATCTTGCGCTGGACGGGGATCAGGAGCTGAGAGCCCGGAAGATAACAGATCTGAGCACAAACGAAGTAGAATATACCCATACCTTCAAGAAGGGGTGGGGCTTGGCACGAGAGGAAGTCGAATACCATATCTCGGAAGGGCTGTACAATCAGATTATGGAGGCTCACGGGACCATTCCGCTGACGAAGAAGCGAACTACCGCTGCGTGGAATAACAGAGTAATCGAGATCGATGAATATGACCAGATCCAGCTGGCGGTGCTGGAGGTGGAATTCCTGAGTCTGGAGGAAGCAGAGAACTTCATCGCACCCGAATGGTTCGGCCGGGATATTAGTACGAGCAAGGAGTACAGTAATAAGAAAGTATGGAGTGATCTGCAGAACCGGGGCGAGTAA
- a CDS encoding HD domain-containing protein codes for MKNLSEIEQNILQSAEVYVKHELGQEKTGHDWWHIHRVVRSAEKIAAAEQADMFVCMLAAYLHDIADEKLNPSKEAGMAKVENWLQFHSVTVKDRKHILEIISTMSYNGGHNPPMRTIEGQVVQDADRLDAVGAISIARAFVYAGAKGHLIYDPSIKPREAMSTDQYRNEESTAINHFYEKLLKLKDLMNTEYGRKLAEQRHAFMEQYLEQFFNEWEGEVV; via the coding sequence ATGAAGAATTTGTCAGAAATCGAACAAAACATATTGCAGTCGGCTGAGGTATATGTGAAGCATGAATTGGGGCAGGAGAAAACAGGCCATGACTGGTGGCATATTCACCGGGTCGTAAGGTCAGCTGAAAAAATAGCTGCCGCAGAGCAGGCGGACATGTTCGTCTGTATGCTTGCTGCCTATCTTCATGATATCGCTGATGAGAAGCTGAATCCTTCCAAAGAGGCAGGGATGGCCAAGGTTGAGAACTGGCTTCAATTTCACTCGGTAACCGTTAAAGATCGGAAGCATATTCTGGAGATTATCTCTACCATGTCCTACAACGGCGGTCATAACCCGCCAATGCGCACGATTGAAGGTCAAGTGGTTCAGGATGCGGACAGGCTGGATGCGGTTGGTGCGATATCCATTGCCAGGGCGTTTGTCTATGCAGGGGCCAAAGGTCATTTGATCTATGATCCATCCATTAAGCCAAGAGAAGCTATGTCGACAGATCAATATCGCAATGAAGAGAGCACGGCAATTAATCATTTTTATGAGAAGCTTCTGAAATTAAAGGATCTAATGAACACCGAGTACGGACGAAAGCTGGCAGAACAAAGGCATGCCTTCATGGAGCAGTACTTGGAGCAATTTTTTAACGAATGGGAAGGTGAAGTGGTGTAA
- a CDS encoding DUF4153 domain-containing protein: protein MKLNLPVIKSPARSLFTLLGAVILAIIHQNLFFEHAPGVSIPVFILLFYGYVLGFAGDRLHGLSPFAIFLFAVIFMLSLTYLLFDNPIFYVLNILILPVLVAYHVTLLLGYNPQVWWKTGIIKDILSHLIPRTLRHIPTAFTSITSTYSKRVNEGSRAISRKIVFGVAISAPLVIIVISLLSSADGMFERVMFGIPRWLDEITYSEGFFRFMWILMFTLFFFGYVYGFIHPVSVRKTDPETTHWREADIATPQEGDLLKGEPEWRSLAETAGTKDRISESGPDSLRLRLDPIIASTVLTMVNVVYLVFVILQFTYLFGAFEGALPDGMTYADYARRGFAELMLVALLNFGILMGVLLYTDDNGSGVLQIIQKVLLYILVICSIIILYSAFSRLALYEEAYGFTYLRFLVHAFMLLLAILMVIAGLRIHFERIPLAKCYIVFGLAAYVAINYAGMDNYIAEKNIERYHIHQKMDPYFLSSLSMDAVPVLIEFSREYPEIQNDLKADYNRLNEREQAWPSFNVAEYRAHQALKAYFEQE, encoded by the coding sequence ATGAAGTTAAATTTACCTGTCATAAAATCACCCGCGCGCAGCTTATTCACACTCCTAGGTGCTGTGATTCTTGCGATCATCCACCAGAATTTGTTCTTCGAACATGCACCTGGAGTATCCATTCCTGTATTTATCCTACTGTTCTATGGCTATGTGCTGGGATTTGCCGGGGATCGACTGCACGGACTATCACCCTTTGCTATTTTTTTGTTTGCAGTTATTTTCATGCTGTCGTTAACTTACTTACTCTTTGATAATCCGATATTTTATGTGCTCAATATCCTGATCCTCCCCGTCCTGGTTGCTTACCATGTGACATTGCTGCTGGGCTACAACCCTCAGGTCTGGTGGAAGACTGGAATTATTAAAGATATACTGTCGCATTTAATTCCAAGGACCCTTAGACATATCCCTACCGCCTTTACCAGTATCACTTCTACATACTCTAAGCGGGTTAATGAAGGTTCAAGAGCCATCAGCCGTAAAATCGTATTCGGAGTTGCCATCTCCGCACCGCTTGTCATTATTGTGATCTCCTTGCTGTCTTCTGCTGACGGTATGTTCGAGAGAGTGATGTTCGGTATTCCGAGGTGGTTAGATGAGATTACCTATAGTGAAGGATTTTTTCGATTCATGTGGATCTTGATGTTCACGTTGTTCTTCTTCGGATACGTATATGGATTTATTCATCCAGTGTCCGTGAGGAAGACAGATCCGGAGACGACGCATTGGAGAGAGGCAGACATCGCCACTCCTCAAGAAGGAGATCTATTGAAGGGGGAACCTGAGTGGAGATCATTAGCAGAAACAGCGGGTACTAAGGATAGAATATCAGAGAGCGGGCCTGATTCTCTTCGTCTGCGACTGGATCCGATTATTGCCTCCACCGTTCTGACGATGGTGAATGTCGTCTACCTGGTGTTCGTTATTCTGCAGTTCACTTATTTGTTTGGAGCCTTTGAAGGAGCACTGCCCGATGGCATGACTTATGCCGACTATGCAAGAAGGGGCTTTGCCGAGCTGATGCTTGTCGCGCTGCTTAATTTCGGAATTCTGATGGGGGTACTCCTGTATACGGACGATAATGGCTCAGGCGTACTTCAAATTATTCAAAAAGTGCTGCTCTACATTCTCGTAATCTGTTCGATCATCATTTTGTATTCAGCCTTTTCCAGACTGGCATTATATGAAGAAGCCTATGGCTTTACTTATCTCCGATTTCTTGTGCATGCTTTCATGCTGCTTCTCGCCATACTTATGGTTATTGCCGGTCTGAGGATCCATTTTGAACGAATTCCTCTGGCCAAGTGTTATATCGTCTTCGGGCTTGCAGCGTATGTTGCGATCAATTATGCGGGGATGGACAACTATATTGCCGAGAAAAATATCGAGCGGTATCACATCCACCAAAAGATGGATCCTTATTTCCTTAGCTCATTGTCTATGGATGCTGTGCCTGTGCTCATTGAGTTCAGCAGGGAGTATCCCGAGATTCAAAATGATCTTAAGGCAGACTATAATAGACTGAATGAGAGAGAACAAGCTTGGCCTTCCTTCAACGTAGCAGAATATCGCGCGCATCAAGCACTGAAGGCATATTTTGAGCAGGAGTAG
- a CDS encoding ABC transporter substrate-binding protein: MKLHSQFLRLHGYYGSEASVQITLDEMAETLECTHRNALNIIRKMEAEGWIEWHSQRGRGKRSELKFRVDPEEIAAISMIKAIDRHEIKKVMDDIKEYTDSAKLPGRLQGWLMRYFGHHTQVNEDKEQIDILRLPLRQQIHTMDPLAMNLLAESFVTSHIYDGLLTRNETGEVIPHLAHDYDVSEDRMTWIFYLRKDVYFHHGKTLTADDIVYTFERLRQHREPLLYNFVVQSIASVTALGSTCVRFTLNAPNEHFLPFLCTSRAVIVPSGLDEAAEHDEIRFSGTGPFKITEFNSSMCILEAFSAYFISRPHLDVVEIIQIPWSLPEQNAEAQDGADPLFHVLLGNSNIKQNQSQYSSHTLVRKLLTCNTRKEGPLKDPKVRKHVFQCIKYEEQTLSGIHPKALLPDSVDGTYLVLITIPQYRPDAMNIKERLERFGYKVRVKVFMPEDFKGPIRMESDLILFSLLMDWDESLRRHDLYLTLSSHVECSVEENLLNGLNQILLVRSADERLRMLQQIEEQLIEQDHLYVMYDRPFQTSFLPSVRGIRPGSQGWVDLRYLWFPPDVGQIESI, translated from the coding sequence ATGAAGCTTCATTCCCAATTTTTACGACTGCATGGTTACTATGGAAGCGAAGCAAGCGTACAAATTACTCTCGATGAGATGGCAGAAACGCTGGAATGCACACACCGCAATGCCCTTAATATTATTCGTAAAATGGAAGCCGAAGGCTGGATTGAGTGGCATTCACAACGGGGACGAGGTAAGCGCTCTGAGCTTAAATTTCGGGTTGATCCAGAAGAGATTGCCGCCATCTCCATGATCAAGGCGATTGACCGCCATGAGATTAAGAAAGTCATGGATGACATTAAAGAATATACCGATTCGGCTAAATTGCCCGGCCGTCTGCAAGGATGGCTTATGCGTTATTTTGGACATCACACCCAGGTGAATGAGGATAAAGAGCAGATCGATATCCTTCGCCTGCCACTACGTCAGCAAATTCACACGATGGATCCGCTGGCTATGAATCTGCTGGCAGAGTCTTTTGTCACAAGTCACATCTACGACGGACTTCTGACTCGGAACGAGACGGGAGAAGTTATTCCTCATCTTGCTCATGACTACGATGTCAGTGAGGATCGAATGACGTGGATATTTTATTTGCGCAAGGATGTTTACTTTCATCATGGAAAAACGCTCACTGCTGACGACATCGTATACACCTTTGAACGATTAAGACAGCATCGAGAGCCTTTACTTTATAATTTTGTCGTACAGTCCATCGCATCCGTTACAGCGCTCGGCAGCACCTGTGTTAGGTTTACGCTGAACGCTCCGAACGAGCACTTTTTGCCGTTCTTATGTACAAGCAGGGCAGTGATCGTTCCTTCCGGACTGGATGAAGCAGCAGAACACGATGAGATCCGATTCAGTGGAACGGGTCCCTTTAAGATAACGGAGTTTAACTCCAGCATGTGTATCCTTGAGGCGTTCTCGGCTTATTTTATCTCGCGTCCTCACCTGGATGTTGTGGAGATTATTCAGATTCCTTGGTCACTGCCCGAACAGAATGCGGAAGCCCAGGACGGAGCGGACCCGCTCTTCCATGTGCTGCTTGGCAACAGCAATATTAAGCAGAACCAGAGCCAGTATAGTTCACATACCTTGGTACGCAAGCTGCTGACCTGCAATACGAGAAAAGAAGGACCGCTGAAAGATCCCAAAGTACGCAAACATGTGTTTCAGTGTATTAAGTATGAAGAGCAGACCTTATCCGGAATCCACCCAAAAGCTCTGCTGCCAGATAGCGTAGACGGAACCTACCTTGTACTCATTACGATTCCGCAATATCGGCCGGACGCGATGAATATTAAGGAGCGCCTAGAGCGATTTGGTTACAAAGTAAGAGTAAAGGTGTTTATGCCCGAGGATTTTAAAGGTCCTATTCGGATGGAGTCTGATCTCATTCTGTTCTCTCTCCTAATGGACTGGGACGAGTCTCTCCGACGTCATGACTTGTACTTAACTTTATCCTCCCATGTAGAGTGTTCTGTTGAAGAGAACCTATTAAATGGCCTAAACCAGATATTGTTGGTACGGAGCGCAGATGAGAGATTACGTATGCTGCAGCAGATCGAAGAACAACTGATCGAACAGGATCATCTGTACGTCATGTACGACCGTCCCTTTCAGACCTCCTTCCTGCCCTCCGTCCGAGGCATCAGGCCCGGATCACAAGGATGGGTTGATTTGCGGTATCTCTGGTTCCCGCCTGACGTGGGACAGATTGAGTCGATTTAG
- a CDS encoding DMT family transporter, with product MLKHNKPSMISHPFVLLFISILSVSISSIMIKFSDTPTSVAGMYRLFISVIIMLAFVPRKQLVSIQLSKREGCIVLLAGVFLGLYFLFWMESLVYTSVASSMVILSLQPLFVMLGSYFLFKERVSLLTVVCMIIALFGSIFIAWGDISISREALFGDGLSFIGTLFVSAYLLMGQKVSNKIDANVYSIIVFFIGGTVMLIYNLFQNYSLVQYHLSDWIYFLLLAIIPTIFGQYIFNILLNSIGATTVSVGIIGEPVLAIILAYFFLGEMISVFQLIGGMLTLMGMGLYFWSKSLKYSVQRTN from the coding sequence ATGTTAAAACATAATAAACCATCCATGATTTCACATCCATTTGTTCTGTTGTTTATCAGTATTTTATCCGTTTCGATATCTTCCATCATGATCAAGTTCTCGGATACACCGACTTCGGTGGCTGGGATGTACAGACTCTTCATCTCCGTTATCATCATGCTCGCGTTCGTTCCGAGGAAGCAGCTCGTTTCCATTCAACTGAGTAAAAGAGAAGGCTGTATCGTTCTTCTTGCTGGTGTATTTTTAGGGTTATACTTTTTGTTTTGGATGGAATCGCTTGTCTACACCTCTGTTGCAAGCTCTATGGTGATCTTGTCATTGCAGCCGTTATTTGTAATGCTCGGTTCCTATTTTTTGTTCAAGGAACGTGTTAGCCTGCTAACGGTTGTGTGTATGATCATTGCTCTTTTTGGCTCCATCTTCATCGCATGGGGAGACATCAGCATATCAAGAGAAGCTCTATTTGGAGATGGCTTGTCCTTCATCGGTACCCTGTTCGTGTCGGCTTATTTACTCATGGGCCAAAAAGTAAGCAACAAAATCGATGCCAATGTTTACAGCATCATTGTCTTTTTTATCGGTGGTACAGTGATGCTCATCTATAATTTGTTTCAAAATTATTCACTGGTTCAATATCACCTATCGGACTGGATCTATTTTTTGCTCCTTGCCATTATTCCGACTATTTTTGGCCAATACATTTTTAATATATTGTTGAATTCTATTGGGGCAACTACCGTTTCAGTAGGAATCATCGGGGAGCCGGTGCTCGCCATTATTCTTGCTTATTTCTTCTTAGGGGAAATGATATCTGTGTTTCAGCTCATAGGCGGCATGCTGACTCTAATGGGTATGGGCTTGTATTTCTGGTCAAAATCGTTGAAGTACAGTGTTCAGCGTACGAACTGA